The following proteins come from a genomic window of Miscanthus floridulus cultivar M001 chromosome 2, ASM1932011v1, whole genome shotgun sequence:
- the LOC136540488 gene encoding ras-related protein Rab11D-like: MAGAGDKVDYVFKVVLIGDSAVGKSQILARFARNEFSLDSKATIGVEFQTRTLVIDHRSVKAQIWDTAGQERYRAVTSAYYRGALGALLVYDITRRQSFDHIPRWLDELRAHADKNIVIMLVGNKSDLEEQRAVSTEDAKEFAEKENLFFLETSALQATNVESAFQTVLTEIFKIHSKKNMVSEPKSNGAAPAMPGTKVLVPGPAQEIPKSKCCSSM; this comes from the exons ATGGCGGGGGCCGGGGACAAGGTGGACTATGTCTTCAAGGTGGTGCTGATCGGCGACTCGGCGGTGGGCAAGTCGCAGATCCTAGCCCGCTTCGCCCGCAACGAGTTCAGCCTCGACTCCAAGGCCACCATCGGCGTCGAGTTCCAGACCCGCACCCTCGTCATCGACCACAGGAGCGTCAAGGCCCAGATCTGGGACACCGCCGGCCAGGAGAG GTACAGAGCTGTGACAAGCGCTTATTACAGAGGTGCACTGGGAGCTTTGCTGGTCTATGACATCACTAGACGCCAGAGCTTTGATCATATACCCCGCTGGCTTGATGAACTCCGAGCCCATGCTGACAAGAACATTGTGATAATGCTGGTTGGCAACAAGAGTGATCTCGAGGAGCAGCGAGCCGTGAGCACTGAAGATGCCAAGGAGTTTGCCGAGAAGGAGAATCTCTTCTTCCTGGAGACCTCTGCGCTCCAGGCAACAAACGTAGAGAGTGCTTTTCAAACTGTCTTGACAGAGATCTTCAAAATTCACAGCAAGAAGAACATGGTGTCGGAGCCAAAGAGCAATGGAGCTGCCCCAGCAATGCCAGGGACGAAGGTCCTTGTCCCAGGTCCGGCCCAGGAAATCCCAAAGAGCAAGTGCTGCAGTTCCATGTGA